DNA sequence from the Cellulophaga sp. HaHaR_3_176 genome:
GAGTTGGTGAATTTAAGACTCAGTAATTTAGATGTTGATCAAGGTTTGATTAAGGTTTTAGGGAAAAGAAATAAAGAGCGCGTTTTGCCATTGCTAGGTTCTCTTAAAAAATTATTTGCTTTATATCTTCAAGAAAGAAGGGGGGTTGAGGGTTCGGAAAAAATAGATTTTGTTTTTTTATCAAAAAAAGGAGATAAGATTTATGAAACTCTTGTTTATAGAGTTGTTAACCATTATTTAGGTTTAGTTTCATCTAAGGTAAAAAAAAGTCCACATATCCTTCGTCATACTTTTGCTACGCATTTATTAAATAAAGGTGCTGATTTAAATTCTGTAAAAGAATTGTTGGGGCATGCTAGTTTGGCTTCGACGCAGGTTTATACTCATAATAGTATTGCTGAGTTGAAAAAAGTTCACCTTTTGTCTCATCCGAGAAATAAAAAATGATAAAATATTAGTTATGCTTTTTTTAATTTTACTTAAAGTAAATACGGTATTTTGTGGTTGTTATTTAGGTGTGAGCTTGAATTATTATAAAATAAATTAAATCATTTAAATTTATTTTATAATAAAATGATTTGATGTGGTATATATTTTAAAATTGAAAGAAATAAAGCGAAAAGGGTTTTTATTATGTATAATAAAAGTCTATGTTGCTAGAAATGAATTTATTGTAGTAAGCTAGTTTTGGTGTTTTGATAATTTAATTGCTTTAGGTTGCGGTGCTTTGAGTATGTGGTTGGGGTAGAAATGAAAAAAAAAGAAGGTAAATGAGAAAAAAAAATGAAAAATGTTTTTGAATATTTAAAAATATATCTACATTTGCAATCCGTTAGAAATAGTGGGCTTTTTTTTAACGAAAAAAGCAGTAAAAAGCCGATGTAGCTCAGCTGGCTAGAGCAGCTGATTTGTAATCAGCAGGTCGTGGGTTCGAGTCCCTCCATCGGCTCTTAAATGTAGTTCTTTTAAAATAATGGTTTGGGGAGATACTCAAGCGGCCAACGAGGGCAGACTGTAAATCTGCTGACTACGTCTTCGCAGGTTCGAATCCTGCTCTCCCCACTAAAATTTTCATTACCTTTGTGTGGTGTTAGTTTTGAGATAAAAAACGAAGTGTTTTTTATTTAATGATTTTGAAATTTTGAATTTAAAAGTAGCAACTTTAATAGTTGTGATAATAATGCGAGAGTAGCTCAGTTGGTAGAGCGTCAGCCTTCCAAGCTGAATGTCGCCGGTTCGAACCCGGTCTCTCGCTCTTTTAAACCTTGAGTGTAAGGTTGTTTTTTTGAGTTTTGATCTTTTTGTTTAATGATTTTGAACTCAGACAGGCCGGTGTAGCTCAGGGGTAGAGCGTTTCCTTGGTAAGGAAGAGGTCATGAGTTCAAATCTCATCATTGGCTCAAATAAGACGTAAATTGTACACTAATATAAACTAAGATTAAAATTCAATAAACATGGCTAAGGCAACATTTGATCGTTCTAAACCGCATTTAAATATCGGTACTATTGGACACGTAGATCACGGTAAAACTACATTGACTGCCGCTATTACAACGGTTTTAGCGAACGCAGGATTGTCTGAATTGAGAAGTTTTGACTCAATTGATAACGCACCAGAAGAAAAAGAAAGAGGTATTACAATTAATACATCTCACGTTGAATATTCAACTGCTAATCGTCATTACGCTCACGTTGACTGTCCAGGTCACGCGGATTACGTAAAGAACATGGTTACGGGTGCTGCTCAAATGGACGGTGCTATTCTTGTTGTTGCTGCTACTGATGGTCCAATGCCTCAAACTCGTGAACATATCCTTTTAGGTCGCCAGGTTGGTATTCCTAGAATGGTTGTATTCATGAATAAAGTGGATATGGTTGATGATGAAGAGTTATTGGAATTAGTTGAAATGGAAGTTAGAGAATTACTTTCTTTCTATGAATATGATGGTGATAATGGTCCTGTTGTTGCTGGTTCGGCTTTAGGAGCTTTGAATGGTGAGCAAAAATGGGTTGATACGGTTATGTCTTTAATGGAGGCTGTTGATACTTGGATTGAGTTACCAAAGAGAGATGTTGAAAAAGATTTCTTAATGCCTGTAGAGGATGTATTTACGATTACTGGTCGTGGTACAGTTGCTACTGGTCGTATAGAAACTGGAGTTGCTAATACTGGAGATCCTGTTGAGATTATCGGTATGGGTGCTGAGAAGTTAACTTCTACTGTTACGGGTGTTGAAATGTTCCGTAAGATACTAGATAGAGGTGAAGCTGGTGATAACGTTGGTCTTTTATTGAGAGGTGTTGAAAAAACACAAATCAAAAGAGGTATGGTTATTTGTAAGCCGGGTTCTGTTAAGCCGCATGCCAAGTTCAAGGCGGAGGTTTACGTTCTTAAGAAAGAAGAAGGTGGTCGTCATACTCCATTCCATAATAACTATCGTCCTCAGTTCTATGTAAGAACTACAGATGTTACTGGTACTATTAATCTTCCTGAAGGAGTTGAGATGGTAATGCCAGGTGATAACCTTACAATTATTGTTGATTTGTTATCTCCAATTGCATTGAGTGTTGGTCTTCGTTTCGCTATCCGTGAAGGTGGTAGAACTGTAGGAGCTGGTCAGGTAACTGAGATTATTGATTAATTCATTTATAAGATTATAAATAAAGTATTTTCATTGAGGGTGTCTGCTAATAGCAGATACCTTTCGATGTAAATATATACGGGTGTAGCTCAGTTGGTAGAGCACTGGTCTCCAAAACCAGGTGTCGTGAGTTCGAGTCTCCCCTCCCGTGCAAATAAAAAAATGAAAGTAAGATTTCATTTTTTTTTATAATTAAAGTTAAATCTTTCGCAGTATGTTAACATATATCAAGGAGTCCATAGAAGAACTTAGAACGAATATAACATTGCCAGCTAGAGCAGAAGCTACTAACTTAATGGTAATTGTTGCTGTCTTTTCTATTTTGTTTGCTTTGGCAACTTGGGGCGTAGATAGCCTTTTTAGTAAGTTGATTACATTCTATTTTGATAACGTAATAAATAATTAAAAAAGCTTTTTTTTTATGTCTGATGTTTTAGAGAAAAAATGGTATGTGGTAAGGGCTGTAAGTGGTCAGGAAAACAAAATTAAGGGTTATATCGAGTCAGAGGTGGCTAGGTTGGGTTTTGGTGATTACTTAGAGGAGGTTCTTGTTCCTACTGAAAAAGTTGTTCAAATTCGTAATGGTAAGAAAATAAATAAAGAAAGAGTTTATTTTCCTGGTTACATTATGGTTAAGGCAAATTTAGGTGGAGAGATGACTCATGTTATTAGATCTATTACTAATGTTATAGGTTTTTTAGGGGAGACAAAAGGAGGAGATCCTGTTCCGCTTAGAAAATCTGAAGTAAATAGAATGTTAGGCAAGGTTGATGAGTTGACAGTAACTACGGATAGTGTAGCTATACCATTTGTACTTGGTGAGACTGTTAAGGTGATTGATGGACCTTTTAATGGTTTTAATGGTACTGTTGAGAAAATTAATGAAGAAAAGCGTAAGCTTGAGGTAATGGTTAAGATTTTCGGAAGAAAAACACCATTGGAGTTGAGTTATATGCAAGTGGAAAAAGTATAAATATAACTGTTACATAAAAAATTGTGTTGCTTCCAGTAAACACAATTTAATTTAATTTTAAACAATGGCAAAAGAAGTAAGTAAAGTAGTTAAACTACAAGTTAGGGGAGGTGCAGCGAATCCATCGCCACCGGTCGGACCCGCTTTAGGTGCTGCCGGTGTTAACATCATGGAGTTCTGTAAGCAATTTAATGCGCGTACACAGGACAAACAGGGTAAAGTTTTACCTGTTGCTATCACGGTATACAAAGATAAGTCGTTTGACTTCGTTGTAAAGACACCGCCGGCGGCAGTTCAGCTTATGGAAGCGGCAAAGATTAAAAAAGGATCTGGAGAGCCTAATCGTGTTAAGAACGGAAACGTTTCTTGGGATCAGATTAAGACAATCGCTGAAGATAAAATGGTAGATTTAAACGCATTTACGGTAGAATCTGCTATGAGCATGGTTGCCGGAACTGCGAGATCTATGGGTTTAAAAGTTTCAGGTACTAGACCTTTTTAATATCTTAAAAGCATTTATAATGGCAAAATTAACAAAAAATAAAAAAGTAGCGCTTTCTAAGATAGACAAGAATAAAATTTATTCTGTAGAAGAAGGTTCTGCTTTAATAAAAGAAATAACAACAGCTAAGTTTGATGCTTCTGTTGAATTAGCAGTTCGTTTAGGTGTTGATCCTAGGAAAGCTAATCAAATGGTTCGTGGTGTGGTTACATTGCCACATGGAACTGGTAAAGATGTTAAAGTTTTAGCATTAGTTACTCCAGATAAAGAAGCAGAGGCTAAAGAAGCTGGTGCTGACTTTGTTGGGTTAGATGAATATTTAGATAAAATTAAAGCTGGTTGGACAGATGTTGATGTAATCATCACTATGCCAAGTGTTATGGGTAAATTAGGTCCTTTAGGTAGAGTTTTAGGTCCTAGAGGTTTAATGCCTAACCCAAAGACTGGTACTGTAACTATGGATGTGGCTAAGGCTGTATCTGAAGTAAAAGCTGGTAAAATCGATTTTAAAGTTGATAAGACAGGTATTGTTCATGCTGCAATTGGTAAAGTTTCTTTCTCTGCAGAGAAGATTCAGGAAAATGCAAAAGAACTTATTGATACCCTTAACAAATTAAAACCGACAGCTGCAAAAGGTGTTTATATTAAAAGTATTTTCATGTCTAGTACTATGAGTCCTAGTGTACAATTAGATGCTAAATCAGTTTAATTCCAATTAAATCATGACAAGAGACGAAAAATTAAACGCAATAGAAGATTTAACTGCACAATTAGGGGATAATGCAACTATTTATTTAGCTGATATTTCTGGTTTAAATGCAGTAGTAACTTCTGATTTAAGAAGAGCTTGTTTTAAAGCTAATATTAAATTAGCAGTTGTAAAAAATACATTGCTAGCAAAAGCAATGGAGGCTTCTGATAAAGAATTTGGTGAACTTCCTAGTGTTTTAAAGGGTAGTACTTCCTTAATGTTTGCTGAGACTGGTAATGGTCCTGCAAAATTAATTAAAGCTTTTAGAGCGAAGACTAAAGATAAGCCTTTGTTAAAAGGAGCTTTTGTTGAAGAAGCGGTTTATATTGGTGATGATCAATTAGAGTCATTAGTTAATATCAAATCTAAAGAAGAAGTTATTGGTGATATTATTACTTTACTTCAGTCTCCAGCTAAGAATGTTATTTCTGGGCTTAAGGCTAGTGGAGGAAAAATTGCTGGTATTCTTAAAACTTTATCAGAGAAATAAAACGTACGCACTACAAACAATTATATTTTAAAAATTTATTAAACGATAGAAAAATGGCAGATTTAAAAGATTTCGCAGAACAATTAGTTAACTTAACTGTAAAAGAGGTAAATGAGTTAGCTAC
Encoded proteins:
- the nusG gene encoding transcription termination/antitermination protein NusG; its protein translation is MSDVLEKKWYVVRAVSGQENKIKGYIESEVARLGFGDYLEEVLVPTEKVVQIRNGKKINKERVYFPGYIMVKANLGGEMTHVIRSITNVIGFLGETKGGDPVPLRKSEVNRMLGKVDELTVTTDSVAIPFVLGETVKVIDGPFNGFNGTVEKINEEKRKLEVMVKIFGRKTPLELSYMQVEKV
- the tuf gene encoding elongation factor Tu, whose amino-acid sequence is MAKATFDRSKPHLNIGTIGHVDHGKTTLTAAITTVLANAGLSELRSFDSIDNAPEEKERGITINTSHVEYSTANRHYAHVDCPGHADYVKNMVTGAAQMDGAILVVAATDGPMPQTREHILLGRQVGIPRMVVFMNKVDMVDDEELLELVEMEVRELLSFYEYDGDNGPVVAGSALGALNGEQKWVDTVMSLMEAVDTWIELPKRDVEKDFLMPVEDVFTITGRGTVATGRIETGVANTGDPVEIIGMGAEKLTSTVTGVEMFRKILDRGEAGDNVGLLLRGVEKTQIKRGMVICKPGSVKPHAKFKAEVYVLKKEEGGRHTPFHNNYRPQFYVRTTDVTGTINLPEGVEMVMPGDNLTIIVDLLSPIALSVGLRFAIREGGRTVGAGQVTEIID
- the secE gene encoding preprotein translocase subunit SecE gives rise to the protein MLTYIKESIEELRTNITLPARAEATNLMVIVAVFSILFALATWGVDSLFSKLITFYFDNVINN
- the rplA gene encoding 50S ribosomal protein L1 — encoded protein: MAKLTKNKKVALSKIDKNKIYSVEEGSALIKEITTAKFDASVELAVRLGVDPRKANQMVRGVVTLPHGTGKDVKVLALVTPDKEAEAKEAGADFVGLDEYLDKIKAGWTDVDVIITMPSVMGKLGPLGRVLGPRGLMPNPKTGTVTMDVAKAVSEVKAGKIDFKVDKTGIVHAAIGKVSFSAEKIQENAKELIDTLNKLKPTAAKGVYIKSIFMSSTMSPSVQLDAKSV
- the rplJ gene encoding 50S ribosomal protein L10 — its product is MTRDEKLNAIEDLTAQLGDNATIYLADISGLNAVVTSDLRRACFKANIKLAVVKNTLLAKAMEASDKEFGELPSVLKGSTSLMFAETGNGPAKLIKAFRAKTKDKPLLKGAFVEEAVYIGDDQLESLVNIKSKEEVIGDIITLLQSPAKNVISGLKASGGKIAGILKTLSEK
- a CDS encoding tyrosine-type recombinase/integrase — protein: MSVSSFVTYLSLEKKYAENTVVAYHADLQEFALFCSENFKQAVIDKVDYTVVRSWIVELVNLKHSNRTINRKISSLKAYYKFLQKIGEIEISPLLKHKSLKTPKKIEIPFSEDEMNKILFEIPFPENFEGVRDKLIVELLYATGIRRVELVNLRLSNLDVDQGLIKVLGKRNKERVLPLLGSLKKLFALYLQERRGVEGSEKIDFVFLSKKGDKIYETLVYRVVNHYLGLVSSKVKKSPHILRHTFATHLLNKGADLNSVKELLGHASLASTQVYTHNSIAELKKVHLLSHPRNKK
- the rplK gene encoding 50S ribosomal protein L11 — its product is MAKEVSKVVKLQVRGGAANPSPPVGPALGAAGVNIMEFCKQFNARTQDKQGKVLPVAITVYKDKSFDFVVKTPPAAVQLMEAAKIKKGSGEPNRVKNGNVSWDQIKTIAEDKMVDLNAFTVESAMSMVAGTARSMGLKVSGTRPF